CAGATGGAAAAACACTTACCATCTTTGAGCGTTTGTAATGCAactggtttttttatttttgagaccAATTAAGCCTAAGGGTGCAATTGGATGGGTTGGTCCTACCTGATTTTTGGGTGGGTttgaacaataatttttatacttaGATTAGACTCGGGTTAAGTTTTTTGAGTTAAAACTTCTTTCTGATTGGACCCTATTAAAATTCCTATAATTCAAGTCTAGTCTAAAccgattatatatatatatattataattttataattgataTTATCGGTTTAAGCTAGACTTGAATTATAGGAATTTTGacaaaatccaataaaaaagaagttttaacTCAAAAAACTTAACCCGAATCTAATTACAAGACTACCAATcccatcatatatatatatatatatatatatatatatattgaattataAGAATTTTGACAAGGTCCAATCAGAAAGAAGTTTTAACTCAAAAAACTTAACTTGAGTCTAATTACAAGACTACCAACcccatcatatatatatatatattaatttaataattgatattatcttatataataatattaattttatttatctttactGTTAGTGGGCTTTGGGATGGGGTTGGTAGTCTTGCAAAGGGTGGTAGGTTTTTGCTCTACTTTTTTCTCCTCTTGCTTGCCTTATGGCATTTTTTGTATATTCCATGTATATTTTGTTGCACCATTTTACAAGCGCTCTTAATACATTCTCCttctttacctataaaaaaatttattaattttatttatctttttaaatcattaataaaatatcaaattataactatatcatatgttttttcatttctctataagtatatataatttatttgtactttttaattattatcttaaaattttaccttgtttattatttaaaattttatatagatatattaaaaaaattatagaaaacattGTGATGGatctaaaaatcatataataaccCCGACCAATTAGAATTTAATCCAACCAATTCAAGCTCAACTTGAGCTTAAAAGATTGAAATTGGGTTGGGTTGCATGCTTTGAGTTAGAAGTTAGGTTTGATCGAGCTTGGATTAGCCACCAAACTAGCCAACCCAAGTTGAGACTATGAAGTGAAGCAGAACTGCCATTTTAGGGTGCCTacagaattgaagaaaaatttgagaaaaagggaaaaaaaaaaaaaaaaaaaaaagcagctGCAGAAACTTCTGagaaatattttgacaaaatcaACACTTCTATCCCTATCGGCTGTCATAACTTGATGTAGATAGGCATTCAAAAGAATCAtaacaataaatttgatttagaaaGCCTCTTATAACAACAAATCAGAGTGGCGCAGCGGAAGCGTGGTGGGCCCATAACCCACAGGTCCCAGGATCGAAACCTGGCTCTGATAAGAGTTGCTTCCTTGCCAtctttttcatgcattttttcttctttccaaaATCCTCTATATAACTTTGGTGCACTCACGTACTCATTGAGTATAGAGCCTATCAAATTTTGATGCCATTTGATGCCAATGTGGGTCTCACCACATGGGCAGGTGACATGGCTGACAGAAAACAGACAATCGGTAAAAGAAATTGATGAGAGCAACCAACAAAAGAATCAGACAGCCCGAATGAACTGGGCCATGTGGCAAGGGATCCAATGTTAGATGACTCTGCAGCCAACTCCTGCTGTATGTATCTTTATACTGTAGACAATTTTGACTGAAAGTATTGAGATGTTCAAGTTCTTGGTTGGAATGATATAAACTAGCTTTATACAATTTTGAATCTTGATTGGCACATCATTAGAGGACTATTATCATAGAATGATGAAGTAGAAGACTCATAGCAAAATGCTTTTGACAAAGCAGACCTCACTGAATTAGGTCTTGGTTTGTTGTTGAGCTCAAACTGGATTCAGCTTTGGCCATTGCAGAAAATTAAGGGCTTTGTTTGTTTGATGAGAAAATGGAACTATGAATAGGACATATTAGGAAATGCTTCAAAACCAAAAACTCCTACAAGACTTATAATAGTTCACTTCGATTTTTCATGAGTTGTCGTTTATTCACAAACCAGAGTTGGTTGTGCATGGAGAAGACTCTCCATGAATTGCCATTTACTCCCAAGCTAATCCCTTTCATATCCATAATCAAATGTGGGAATTGACAGAAAAcccaaagagagagagagagcaatcCTTTTCTAGCAAAAGCAAAAGGGCATACCATATATAAGATGGAAGTCAAAAAGAGTCTTTCTTTTGTGCATAGAAGACCATGGAGATTAgtaagaaagaaacaaaattttccaGGTTCCTACCTCCTACTTACTACATGTAAATACTATTCTAATCAATAAAGATAATCCGATAAAATAGAGCATGTTACTTTGAAATCAGAATATCAATACTAACTTGTGGCAAAACAACCCCATTGTCTCCATAATGGCTTCCTCAATTGTCTTTAGCTAAGAATGAAGGAACCGACAATGTAGAAAACCTGCAACAAAGACTTTCTGTCATTAAAGAAAACTAATATTCCTTGCTGTGTCAGGCTGCTTAGAAAAATTAAGGGGAAAtgcttaaatttaataaaaaattttaatatgtatcCCTATAAAATAGAAGCCCCCATTCAACTCTGAATAATGCAACCATTTGGCTAACTTGAGACTAGGTTTATCTTCTTTTGGAAATCAAATAACATAAccaaaatttaaagttattgttttcctcattttttttctcagcaaccaaacaagggTTATGACACTTCTACTAAAACCACCAAAAGATTAAAATTTGAGAGAGATAATCAAAGTATAACAAGTGGCATTCatgaagataataataaaatgatatcaGACAGGGTTGAAGCTCACTTGGGTCAGCGTTGATGAGCATAGCAGTCCCTCCAAAACTACAGGTGCCTCcatttttcttgtgtttttgcCAGTAGCTATTGAAAGCATAGGAAGCATGGGCAAGAACAGTATCAGGATAATAGCAGTTCCCATGAGGCTCAATCTCTTCACAATCAGCACCCCCACCCCCACAAGCATAGTCCATTGCCTCCTGCAATGTATCTGCAGGAACACTAGGCTTAGCCACACACCATAGTCCCTGCTTCACGCCTGTCTCCGGTGCTGGTGCACCAGCCTCAAATGGACTACAAGGAGGCAATGAGAAACTATAAGGTGGGCTTGCTGGAATTACAATAGGCGGCATTTCAGGGGCAAAAGGGAATGTCATTGGCGGTGGAGAAGCTGTTCCTTCGAGTGGGGGAAGTGGGGGAAGAGGGTTTTTGGCTACATTTGCAGGAGCAGAGAAACCAATGGAGGAGTAGATTGGGGATGGTGACAGCTCTGGTAATGGGGTTGGTCTCGCTGGGTATGGTTCTACAAACTTGGAATGCATGAATGAGAGCTTCCTGCTCTGGGGTTTGCCTTCCTTTGCGCTTTGAACTATCACATTAACCCTAAGCTTTGAAGTTCCAAGCTTTTTCATTGACTCTGAGTGTGAAGACACCAAACCTGCACTCTCATCTGACAAAGGAGAGAAATTTGTAGGAGGGTTGACAGAGTAAGTTGAGTTTGTAAGCTCAAGAAAGGAGAGCAGAGGTTTGATAACTTTGTCAGCCAAGTCATCTCTATCAAGAACAGAGTCAGGGTTTAAACAGTTGGAAGAAAAAGCGGCTGAGACTTTGATAGCTTTCTCCAAACCCCACCTTGTTAGGGAGTAATAGACGTTCCTCAGAGATGGCAAAACCAACCTCAACTTGTCTTCTTTGTCTTTGTTACAGAGAACGGTGTTCCCCACAACAATGGTGGTGATATTAGTAGAAGGGTAGTGGGCCAAAACATGGGTTCTGATCCAACTTTCAGCCATTAAAACACTCCCGGAGACCTCATTGAGGTCATCCTCACTGACAGAAACTGCTATAGGAACACCGGTGTGAGACATTGCTTGAAGAACCACTGGAGAAGAGTCATAGAGGGTTAAGAGTTCGACAGATTCTGAACTGGAACCTGCAAATAGTGGGATGGAGTTAGcggaaagaagaaaagcaagaaGAAACCCATAATGAGATAGAGCAATAGAGTGTTATTAAACAGTTTGGCTTACCAGTGAGAACCAAGAaagtgagaaagaaaataataatatgaaagagGAACCCCATCTTCAACATGTCTGTTACAcagataaaacccttaaaaaccCAGAGAAGAGAGGAGCCGAGTTTGGACCGATAGCTATCTATCACATTAAACCTAGAGCCTAAACCCCTCTCTCTGCAATAGTGCAATGTCATATAAAAAAGTGGGGTTTTAGAGTGCAGGGGAAGGCACTAGTTTTATTGCCTACAATCCCTGAAACTATCCTTGCTCTAGGATGTACATTTGAACCGAAATTGCCCTTGGACCAAACAAAAAAGGGCTCACCATGGAGGATAACGGTTGTAGAGAAAACATTTTCCCGGTGGGAAAGGACAATTTTCTGGGAATTGGAACTGAATGCCAGATTGGAGTGGGAAGTGTGAACATCTGTGAAGCCCGATACCCAACAGTGTCTTACTCTTAACCCCTTAGAGGGAATGGTCACAATCTCTTCTGTGGAACCGTGGCTCGTCCTTTGGAATCACTCCAAGTAGAATGACCGTTGGGAAAAttaaaacgacgccgtttcatCTGGTTCCCAGTTTGAGTTACCCCTCTGCAATTGGATCATTCAAGAACAAAGGAGCACCCATAGTATAATTCTAATGGGCCCTACTCATACAATCTTGTATGCCACCTGACTAAAGGCCAAGGCAACAACTTTTGCATGGGGCATTTGTTAAAATATAagcatcattaaaaaaaaaaaagtaattattgaGGGGTTTGCCTATATTATTAAGTTTATTCTATCTATAAGGTAAAACCAATTTGGTCTCCTAGATGTTTTCTCGTCTTATTGCTGATGTCCTAATCTTGTTTATCTACATCTCATCATAAATTTGATTGGATGGGTCGATTTCATTCATCTTCTATGATATTTTGGCTCAATATAACCTTTATGATAAACAACCTTCCGATATCTTACTATCTTACTATCTTCCAACAATTTTTCAATTACTAATTACCAAAGCTTCTCCTCTGATTCATACCTGACAGTCCTCAAACCTAACCCAGCTGCCAAAACCATGCTAAACTATACGCCTGTGGGGGCATTATGAACCATGCTAAACTATACGCCAGTGGACAAGacaaaaaacacctaaaattctGGCAGCTGCGGCACATGAAAGTGGCTCCATGTCATTGCTATTACTATCCATACAGCCATTGAATGTTCGCCCGAAGTCACTGGTGGTTTTTGCCCCGTCATGGtgtattatcattttttatcattgctttttCCTCTCTTCGGACTGGATGCAGCTTTAGTctttttcatgaaattgataCAAGATCAAGTATGTAGCCCCACCACTACTCGTACCTTGATTCACTTCCTTCTTAATGCCACtctagatgttttttttttttttttttgggtaatcTTTTAATGTATCAGTTGCTCTGATATTAATTATGTGTCTATATGAAGAACCCATTCATGTAGCTTGTAGAAGAAAGAGATAGGAAGCTATTAAATTGTGGAGGAGATATAACAAGACGAGGTTGTCTGGAAATGGAAATCATTATAACataatgattgaaaattctCCTTAATTATTTGTGGAAGTCTAGGTGATGTTTggttttttagttgaatagaaaatatcgaaatatttgacttttttcatTCAGTTAAAAGTATGTTGTTAATATTAACCAATTtaactaaagtgaacttattatcaataaatttagtttaattatgttggttgatatcaatgagttatttttagttaaatagaaaaagttaaatattttgattttttttatttagtcaaaaaacaaaccacTAGTGTCTTTCTAGTCTTATCAATAAACCAATACATgacttttagaaaatttttaaattttcaccTTATCCAAATCACAACCCGTGATTCAATAAGACCTGTCACATTTATAAGAATTGAGCTCTATCACCCTGTGTCTTGTTGATGTTAGTATGGGATCTGTCTCTTCTAATAGACAAGCCATATGGATTAGTCTTGATTTAATTATTTGGGGTTCGGACTGATTAGTCTTCCCTAACAAGGAGACAGACAAGGACTGTGTGATTACTGATTAGGCTCATGGGAAGCCAGTGTTTCAACGTCAATGTCCAAGAAGAAACTGAAAAAGGAGTCTTTCTGTGATTTTGAGAAGCATATGTAAATATGCAAGAGAGAAGGAAGGCACATATCCATGGCCCTACATATTCCTGATTGCAATACCAGCAAGCAAAGCCAGATGCTTGGCGTGGGGGATAATCCAATTAGGAGATGAATCTTCATTATGTATCTTAACCTCTCAAACGTCACCAATAAGCTCCACACAGTTAAAAAGTGGTAAGGAAGAGCAAGTCACATAGGATAGTCTAGAAAAATAGTTGATTAATTTGATGGGTTTTGTTAATCAGAATGCTTTTGTCGGTGGAAGAAAAGACTAATAAGGTGACTAAATGTTgggtttattttgtttttctactgAGAATCAATCGGTTAAATGGTTGCTATCAGTGTGGAATACAGAAGTCCTAAAGCTTAGTCTTCCTCTACTGTTAGGAACCCAAGTGGGGGGAAAAATCCCATATCATTTGTTTGCCTCAGTCTTCACTAAAAGCACTAACAAACAACAAGACATATGATTCCACCTGTTCAATTCAACCAGCGAATGAAATGATGAGTCGGAGTGAAAATGACCCTTGGAAAGATTTCAATCCATGCACTCTCACATGAGACCATACAAACCAGTTTCAGCTTCCTCTCTGTCATCCATCAAGCgagaaatgggaaaaaaatatggGTAAAGTTGGAGTGGTGCgggggaaagaaaaggaaaaggatagTATTGTCATTGCAAAAGAATGTTGGGAGGAAAGAGAAAggcgagaaaaagaaaagcgAAAAGCATATGCTCGAGGACGTGTGCTTGTCCGATGGGGCGAATTGGTCGGTGGATCAATGACAAAGCCGATGGAGATAACgttaactctttttttttttataagttctTTTTCAATCGAATTTACAGCTTTAACCTCACCTTGGGTTTCCAAATCTCTGCTTTATTAGATTTGTGTAGGATTATTGTCACCCGTAAAAGACTATTTTTGAACGTACGGGTTCTGTATgcccttaaaaatatatatggagGCGGGATTTAACGGCacaaaatggggaaaattaacgGGAATGTGTCCCACCGTCACCACCTAggacaaaaataatataaaaggtGGAGGAGAAAGGAGATGGAAGTGGTTTCTTTAGTCTCACCGTATCATAGtccatttatatttataaaattaaaagaaaaataaaatgaagggaACCCCACGGCAAAGCAGATTCTCACTGCTATTTGGAATTCCCAATTCCCCAGACCATAAGAAGGGTATGGAATACCCCACTACTCTTTTACCAACttattagatttaaaattaataaaattttggaagaaagaaaatgcgGCTACTGCTGACATCAGCTAGGCCGGGCATCCAGATCTTGCAGCGGAAAGAAGCTTCTTCTCTCTGTGTCTGAGTCTGAGTGGGAGCAGAGGGAATTGCTTGCAACTTGGGAACACAAAAACCAGAGATGAATTGGGAGGAAGACAACAACTTAAGATTGGCCCATGAAAATTAGTCATGAGACTTGTTTGTTTCTACCTCTTTTTCGTTCTTCTTCTATCATTCTCACTTCATACTGCTGCTACTGCTCTTAGCCAAAGAAGAATTCTGCATCAGCCCTTATTTCCAGACAGTTCGCCGCCCCCTGGTGCAGATTCTCCGCCGCCTCCACCGCCTGACAGTCAGGTTTTTCCTAATCCCGACCAGCCATTCTTCCCGGAGGTTCCCACCGGACCCACTACCGATGCCAGCCAGCCTCCCCCTGCGACTACCAATGGCACAGCCCCAATTCCCACCGCAACTCAACCCACCAAGCCTACTAAGAAAGTGGCCATTGCGATATCGGTTGGGATCGTCACACTTGGGATGTTATCGGCGCTGGCTTTCTTCTTGTATCGCCACCGAGTGAAGCATCCTGGCGAGTCACAGAAGCTTGTCGGTGGGGGTTTGCAGAGTTCTCAGGAGGAATCGAGAGTGCCGCCGTCGAGTTTTCTGTACATTGGGACGGTGGAGCCGTCGAGAAGATCGGGCAATGAGGCGAATGGTGCCAATGGAACAAATGGATCGCCTTATCATAAGCTGAATTCGATCAAAAGATCGGATCGGTATCGGCCTAGTCCAGAGCTGCAGCCACTGCCACCACTGAACAACCCTCCGGTCAGAAATAATTCACCTCAGGCTATGTCGTGGTCGGATGAGGAGGGTCATGAGACAGTCTTCTACACGCCGCAAGCCTCCTCCATCGGCAATGACGAAGGCTTTTACACTCCGGTTTCACGACAAAATAGTAATTCGATCAACAGCAGCTCTGCAACTCCTGCGAAAACTGAATCTCATGGTACCAGTCCTGTTCCTCATTCTAAGAGGACCTCTCCCAAATCGCGGCGTTCAGCTTCGTCGCCGGAGACTAAGCATGCTATCATACCATCAATAAAGCAGcaacctcctcctcctcctcctcctcctccgccACCTCCGTCACGGCCACCGCAACAGCTCACTGCTCAATCCAGTCAACTAGCAATTGCACACACCCCTAAAAGGCCAAAGTTTTCGACACCTCCACCCCCACCGAATGTGGCGCGACTTCAGGCATTGACCAACCGATTCACAGAGACATCCACAATCCCAGCTCCGCCTCCTCCTCCACCACTAACAACACCCAGGAAATCGGGGAGTTCGGAATCAAGTGTCCCCCTGATTCCATCTGAAGTATTGACAACTCCACAATCTCGAATTCTTAAAACAAACTCCACTCCTGGGAATGAGATAAAACCCCTTGAAAATGGCAGTGGAGGCGCAAGTTCTTCTGGGAGGCTTGATGCTGATGATGTGGATGGAGCGAAACCCAAGCTTAAGCCTCTGCACTGGGACAAGGTACGGGCAACTTCGGATAGAGCCACAGTGTGGGACCAACTGAAATCGAGCTCCTTTCAGTAAGTAAACCATTAATAGTTGGAAGATGCTAACAAACATTGATATACAGACTCTGATCTTGGGTATAACTCACTTGTTTTTTCAGATTAAATGAGGACATGATGGAGACTCTCTTTGGCTGCAATTCCGCGGTTTCCATTCCCAAAGAAGCAACTAGAAAATCAGTTCTCCCCCCTGTTGAGCAGGAGAACAGAGTGTTGGATCCAAAGAAGTCACAGAACATAGCTATTTTGTTAAGGGCATTGAATGTGACACGAGATGAGGTTTCCGAAGCTCTTTTGGATGGTATGTATCCTAAACCTTGTGTCAAACATGGAAAAACTCCAGCTTCTTTATCTGAGGTTCAATATCCTTTTCATTCTTCATACTCATCGATGATAAGAAGTAGGATGATTCTTGTAGCTTAAGTCATGGTTTGCTTGCATTGCAGCACCTGGTTGCCCACCAAAACAGTAGCAAAATTAATCTATATTATGAACACAAACAAGAAGCAAGTCCTGACCATAAAAATCATATCGGTATTACATGTCAAAAttggaaatataagaaaaaaaaggtaaggGGTCATTCTCAAGAACACGCTggttttcaaaaggaaaataagaagaCTGCTAGAACTGTTGTCCAAAGACCCTTTAGATCAGATGATAGAAGATAGTTCTTAGCAGAAAATATAATAGATACACTTAATGCCAAATTACTAAACATCTATAGCATTACGAGATTAAGTTTCTACTGCTAATTCTTCATCAGTAAGATCCATCTTCATCAGAATCAAACTACAACTTAGTTTTTTGTACTCTCTTATTCCTATCTTGTGAGTCGAGTTTTTCATTAAGACCCAAAAGCCTCTGGAACAAGGTTCCATGTGAAATATTTGCGTTGTAACTATTGAACTTCAATCAATAATTTTACTTCTCAAAGCACTCTATAAGCTTTtgatatcataatattatattctGGAGCATTATTTTGCTTCTGCTCCAATTGAAAACACCCTGTCTTAATCCTTTGTTTCTCCATAAAAAATCCTTGGCCAAATAAGtgcatttctttttatttttcttttcttgctaATTGTTTCAATCCCTTTGTACATGTTGAATGATTTGTTTTGGTGGTGGTCCAAAGTATTGCACCAAAGTTCTAATGTCTTGGTGCTTGGCACCACTAAGCATGCCTAAGCTACCATATCATTTCATTCACTTGCCTGGATTCTATGGTCGCCACTACGCAGCTGGCTTCATCATCATCTAGGTTACATTCAGCTACATTAGCATCCTATTTCTGAGAGTGACATAGATTTGGCCCATCTGAGATAACTTTCTCCTTTACCAGCACCAGCAGATTCTGTTTCATACAAGGCTTACACCATTACGCTGATGCTAATGTCATAAATGGCACAGCAAAATGATAACAAGGTCTGAATGACCCCAAGCACTCATGAGACTGGAGTTAAAAGTGTGTATGTTCCAAAAGTCACAGGTCCTGTCCCTCTCTATCCATCTTTCAACCATATCACCCATGGGGTTATCCTTTCTAATCCCTCCCAATGAGTTGAGCTAACTAACAATCAAAATCGATACGGTGTTTATTTTAAGCAAACCAATCTATTCTGCTTGTCTCCACATTCTGCAGACTTCCTTTTTCTGAGTCAAATGCAAagttacacacacacacagagctTAACATTAGGAAGTTACACATAGAGCACAAGTAATAACCTGGGAGAGAATAGCCTAACGCTATATATGTTCCTTTGTTATAGATACGATATGAGCATGTTACAaatgacaaaaagaaaagaatgaattaaAACAGATTGTATGTCCATTAATGTTCATTTAATGCTTGCTTTGCAAATAATTGTTTGTGGGGATCGTAAGTGCAATATTTTTGTCTGTGGCAGGTAACCCAGAAAGCTTGGGTGCTGAGCTTTTGGAAACTTTAGTAAAGATGGCTCCCACCAAGGAGGAAGAAATAAAACTTCGAGACTACAGTGGTGACATCTCGAAACTAGGAACTGCGGAACGATTTCTCAAAGCAGTACTCGATATCCCATATGCATTCAAAAGAGTTGAAGCCATGCTATACAGAGCCAATTTTGATACAGAAGTAAAATACCTGAGGAAGTCCTTTCAAACCCTAGAGGTATTGTCAACAATAATTTCTAGCCCAATTGAATCTGTTGAAATTCTATGCTAAACAAGATTCAGTGCCTCATTTTATCTTGATCTCCAGCAATCCCATGAACTCACTTCTAAACTCTACATATTTTATGTTCAAATATTAAACCTGGAATAGTGTATATTAGAAATGGCTAGATCAAGTGTCTATACTTGTTCCTTAAG
Above is a genomic segment from Vitis riparia cultivar Riparia Gloire de Montpellier isolate 1030 chromosome 7, EGFV_Vit.rip_1.0, whole genome shotgun sequence containing:
- the LOC117917937 gene encoding formin-like protein 6 is translated as MRLVCFYLFFVLLLSFSLHTAATALSQRRILHQPLFPDSSPPPGADSPPPPPPDSQVFPNPDQPFFPEVPTGPTTDASQPPPATTNGTAPIPTATQPTKPTKKVAIAISVGIVTLGMLSALAFFLYRHRVKHPGESQKLVGGGLQSSQEESRVPPSSFLYIGTVEPSRRSGNEANGANGTNGSPYHKLNSIKRSDRYRPSPELQPLPPLNNPPVRNNSPQAMSWSDEEGHETVFYTPQASSIGNDEGFYTPVSRQNSNSINSSSATPAKTESHGTSPVPHSKRTSPKSRRSASSPETKHAIIPSIKQQPPPPPPPPPPPPSRPPQQLTAQSSQLAIAHTPKRPKFSTPPPPPNVARLQALTNRFTETSTIPAPPPPPPLTTPRKSGSSESSVPLIPSEVLTTPQSRILKTNSTPGNEIKPLENGSGGASSSGRLDADDVDGAKPKLKPLHWDKVRATSDRATVWDQLKSSSFQLNEDMMETLFGCNSAVSIPKEATRKSVLPPVEQENRVLDPKKSQNIAILLRALNVTRDEVSEALLDGNPESLGAELLETLVKMAPTKEEEIKLRDYSGDISKLGTAERFLKAVLDIPYAFKRVEAMLYRANFDTEVKYLRKSFQTLEAASEELKNSRLFLKLLEAVLRTGNRMNVGTNRGDARAFKLDTLLKLVDIKGTDGKTTLLHFVVQEIIRSEDGGSDPTNENLQTKSQTKMEDDFKKQGLQVVAGLSRDLGNVKKAAGMDSDVLSSYVSKLEVGLEKVKLVLQYQNPNVTGKFFDSMKLFLKEAEEEIIKIKTDERKALLLVKEATEYFHGDAAKEEAHPFRIFMIVRDFLSILDQVCKEVGRMQDRTMVGSARSFRISATASLPVLSRYNVRQDTSSDEESSSP
- the LOC117917575 gene encoding glucan endo-1,3-beta-glucosidase 1, which translates into the protein MTLHYCRERGLGSRFNVIDSYRSKLGSSLLWVFKGFICVTDMLKMGFLFHIIIFFLTFLVLTGSSSESVELLTLYDSSPVVLQAMSHTGVPIAVSVSEDDLNEVSGSVLMAESWIRTHVLAHYPSTNITTIVVGNTVLCNKDKEDKLRLVLPSLRNVYYSLTRWGLEKAIKVSAAFSSNCLNPDSVLDRDDLADKVIKPLLSFLELTNSTYSVNPPTNFSPLSDESAGLVSSHSESMKKLGTSKLRVNVIVQSAKEGKPQSRKLSFMHSKFVEPYPARPTPLPELSPSPIYSSIGFSAPANVAKNPLPPLPPLEGTASPPPMTFPFAPEMPPIVIPASPPYSFSLPPCSPFEAGAPAPETGVKQGLWCVAKPSVPADTLQEAMDYACGGGGADCEEIEPHGNCYYPDTVLAHASYAFNSYWQKHKKNGGTCSFGGTAMLINADPSFLHCRFLHS